The following DNA comes from Flavisolibacter ginsenosidimutans.
GCCTCAACGTTTTCTTTTTCGTTGTAAGTAGGTATGATAACGAGCTTTTCCAACGGTTTAGCTTAGGCGTTTTTTAAGCATGATGCGGGTGTAAATCTCGGTCAGCTTTTGCTTTGTGTTCATCGGGAACTCGCCTTTCATCATCCAGTCGTAATACTGCGGTTCGGTCTTTAAAACATCGGCAATGGGACGGCCTTTGTGCTTGCCGAAGTTGAAAACCTCGACGCCTTTTTCATCGTAAGCCAAGCGGCGGGCAAAGTCAATCACGTTGTCCTCTCCGACGGCTTTAATAATGCTCTCAACACTGGTTCCTAATTGAGGATAACGTTCAACCTGCGCAAAAAGTATTTCGGCCGTGGCGGCTGCATCGGCTTCGGCGCTGTGTGCATCTTCCAGCGGTTTGTTGCAGTAAAATTTATAGGCCGCCGACAGTGTACGCTGTTCCATGGTGTGAAAGATTTTTTGCACGTCAACAAGCTTGCGGCTTTTGAAATCAAAGTCCACTTCGGCGCGGATGAATTCTTCCATCAGTAGCGGAACGTCTAGGCGGTAAGCATTATAGCAGGCAATGTCGCAACCGTCCAAAAACTGCTTTATTTCATGCGCGGCCTGCTTAAACGTGGGCGCATCTTTTACCATTTCGTCGGTGATGCCGTGAATGTCTACAATGGATGGCGGAATGGGCATTTGCGGATTGATGATCTTGCGCTTTACCGTGCGTGTGCCATCGGGCAGGTATTTTACCATTGCGATTTCTACAATGCGATCGGTGGTTGCATTTGAGCCGGTTGCTTCAATGTCAATTACAGCAAGTGGTTTTTTCAGTTGTAACATTCGGGGCTTCTTAAAGGGCGGTAAAGGTAAAAGTTTTGGGTACTCACCGGGTTAAATTATTCGGCTGCAGTGGTAATCTTTTCGCTGAAAGCTGCGGCGTCAAACCCGTCGTAAGCTCCTGAGCTCATAAACAGCACAACTGCATTTTCGAAATCTCTTTTGTTCAACCAGTCTTCCAAATCTTTCCGCTCGTTTATCACGTTAAGGTTCTCTTTTGCAAAACCCTGTTTCACCGCTTCTTTTTTTAGTTCGGGCATGCGCTTTAATTCCAAGGCGTGTTTGCTGTAAAAAACCGCTGCTTCGTCGGCAGCGTCCAATGCGCCTTCGTACTCGTTCATAAACGCTTCGTTCAAACTACTGAACGTGTGCAACTCTAAAATGCCAATAAGTTTTTTTTCGGGAAACTGCGCTTTGGCGGCTTCAATAGTGGCTTTTACTTTAGAAGGTGCGTGGGCAAAGTCGCGATAGAAAACGGTTGAATCATTTTTCGCCATTAATTCCAGCCGCTTGGCTGCACCAGCAAATGTGCTAATCGCGTTTGCGAAGGTTTGCGCTTCTAATCCCAATTGCTTTGTTACCAGCCATGCCGCGTGAAGATTGAGCAAGTTGTGTGCGCCAAAAACTTTCAGGCTTGTTTCTACGCCTTCGATGGTCACCGTTGTAACGCCGTTTTTGATGCTGTGCTGCGGTACTGAATAAGGATGGTAATGAATGTCTTCTCTCCTGTTCTTCTCCACCAATTCTTTCAGCGTTGCATCCGTTTCGTTGTAAATAAGATGTCCGCCTGTTTCAATTTTGTTGATAAAGATGACAAACTGTTCGAGGTAAAAGTCAAAAGTGGGAAACACGTTGATGTGGTCCCAGGCAATGCCGGTAAGAACAGCGATGTTCGGATAGAGAAAATGAAATTTGGGACGCTTTTCTATTGCGCTTGCGGGATATTCATCGCCTTCGCAAACGATTACCGGCGCATCGGTAATGTTCACCGATTGATCAAAGCCTTGCAACCGTGCGCCAACGAGGTAATCAAAATCTTTTCCGGCTTGCCGCAGCACGTGCATAATCATGGCCGTTGTTGTAGTTTTTCCGTGACTGCCGCCTACGACAACTCTCGTTTTATTCTTGCTTTCTTTAAAAATGTATTCGGGAAAAGAATAGATAGGCAGGTTCAGTTCTTTTGCTTTAAGGAGTTCGGGGTTGTCGGCCTTTGCGTGCATCCCAAGAATCACGGCATCAAGACCGGGCTGAATATTTTTTTCGTCCCAGCCAACTTCTTTTGGCAAGATCCCTTCTTCTTCAAGGGCTGTTTTTGCGGGTTCAAAAATCTCGTCGTCGCTGCCGGTAATTTGATAGCCTTTGCGTTTTAAAGCAATGGCCAGTTGGTGCATCACGCTGCCCCCGATGGATATAAAGTGGATTTTCATTGTTACATTTGTGAATACTAACGGGCAAAATAAATCGTTTCTGCCTAAACGACTTTTAAATAGTATGAAAAACAAACTCTTTTACGCTGCTGCCGTTCTTTTCGCCATCGTTTTATTCACGTCTTGCTCCACGTCGCGTGGCTACAGTTCGCACAAAAAAGGTTACGGTTGCCCCAATTCTTCTGGCATAATAATCGAATCAAAAAACAAGAGCGCTAACGCTTAAGCTTTTTAACGTTTCGTGTATGAACTGGAATTATCTGACCGACGAAGGGCAGTTACAAGAGATTATTTCGCAGTCGCAAACCAAACCACAGGTTATTTTCAAGCACAGCACTCGCTGTTCCATCAGCGCTGTTGCTTTGCAACGCATGCAAAAGGCCAAGCAGCCCGACGGCCTTGATTTTTATTTTCTCGACCTGCTGGCCCACAGGCCGCTGTCCAATAAAGTAGCCGAAGTTTTTGGCGTTCACCACGAGTCTCCGCAAGTGCTGCTCATCAAAGACGGTAAATGTATTTTCGACGAAAGCCATTTGGGTATTTCCATGAACGATTTGGTGGCCGAGGCGATGTAAACTTTACTTTCTACATCATTAAATTTTACCAGCATCACGCTAAAGCGGTTGGGTCACTCTCCCGTTTCGTAATCCGGTGCGTCCACGGGTTTTGATTGCGGCGAGCCTTTCTGCCGCAGAAAAATACTTAAAATGACGATGGCAAAAACAGAGAGAAATTCGCTTTGCCAGTTTTGAAAAGACTCGAACCAAAACTTCGAATTGCCGATGTATTCTCCCGCTGCCTCGGCAGACAGGCCTTTCAACAGTTGATGTTGGTTATAGTTTTTTAAGCTTCCGTAAAAATGGGCGAAGAAACTTAGAAGGAAAAGAACAAACAACGCAATAGAAAGCGAGTGCTTGTAAAACGCCAGGATAAATCCTCCTTTTTTTACCGGCCAGGATGCGCCCTTCTTTTTGGGATTGGGCTCTTTGTCCACTTCTTCTTTTTTCTCCGGGTCTTTTGATTCGGACGAACCTTTTTGATAAAGGAACATGGTGAGCACGACAAATAAAGCCATTTGCAAAAACTCACTTTCCCAGTTCTCAAACGTGGCTTCGATAAAATGACCCGATGAAAAATATTTCCCCATCGTTGCCTGCGGGCCACCTCTCTCCTTCATTTCCTCGTTGTATTGTTTGAGGCCGGTAATGCTTTGCCCAACCATTGAAAAAAGAAACAACATCAGAAAAACAAGTGAAAGGCTATTGTTCCGCAACCACTTCATGTTTTTGTTTTACGGAAGCGGATTAAAAAACTGTTCCAAGTTAAACAAAGCCGGAAGCAGATCCATTGGCGAAGAGCTAAAAACAAACAAGCAGCCGTTAACGACTGCTTGTTTGAAATAATCTATACAAAGCGTTTACACAACTTCGCCCTCTAAATCGTAGTCGTAAGCCCTGATGATTTTTACGTTGACAAATTCACCCGTCTTCAGTTTCTTATCGGTTTGAATGATGACCTCATTGTCCACCTCCACGCTGTCAAATTCGGTACGTCCCAGGTAGCGGCCTGCTTCTTTTTTGTCCACAAGAACTTTGAATGTCTGCCCAATTTTTTCCTGGTTTTTTTCGTAGCTGATTTCCTGTTGCACAGCCATGATGTCTTCGGCGCGGCGCTGCTTTTCATTTGCAGGAACATCGTCAACGAGGGAGTAAGCAGAGGTATTTTCTTCGTGCGAATAGGTAAAGATGCCCACACGGTCGAAGCGTTGTCTTTCCAAAAAGGTTTTCAATTCTTCTACATCATCCAGCGTTTCGCCAGGAAAGCCGGTGATCAACGTGGTGCGCAAACAAATACCCGGCACCGTTTCGCGAATGCCGGTAATGAGGTCTTCCATTTCTGCCCTTGTGATATTGCGCCGCATGGCTTTAAGCATGTTGTCGGCTGCGTGCTGCAAAGGCATGTCAAGGTAATTGCAAATGTTCTTGCGTTCTTTCATCACC
Coding sequences within:
- a CDS encoding DUF6766 family protein, which produces MKWLRNNSLSLVFLMLFLFSMVGQSITGLKQYNEEMKERGGPQATMGKYFSSGHFIEATFENWESEFLQMALFVVLTMFLYQKGSSESKDPEKKEEVDKEPNPKKKGASWPVKKGGFILAFYKHSLSIALFVLFLLSFFAHFYGSLKNYNQHQLLKGLSAEAAGEYIGNSKFWFESFQNWQSEFLSVFAIVILSIFLRQKGSPQSKPVDAPDYETGE
- a CDS encoding UDP-N-acetylmuramate--L-alanine ligase; translated protein: MKIHFISIGGSVMHQLAIALKRKGYQITGSDDEIFEPAKTALEEEGILPKEVGWDEKNIQPGLDAVILGMHAKADNPELLKAKELNLPIYSFPEYIFKESKNKTRVVVGGSHGKTTTTAMIMHVLRQAGKDFDYLVGARLQGFDQSVNITDAPVIVCEGDEYPASAIEKRPKFHFLYPNIAVLTGIAWDHINVFPTFDFYLEQFVIFINKIETGGHLIYNETDATLKELVEKNRREDIHYHPYSVPQHSIKNGVTTVTIEGVETSLKVFGAHNLLNLHAAWLVTKQLGLEAQTFANAISTFAGAAKRLELMAKNDSTVFYRDFAHAPSKVKATIEAAKAQFPEKKLIGILELHTFSSLNEAFMNEYEGALDAADEAAVFYSKHALELKRMPELKKEAVKQGFAKENLNVINERKDLEDWLNKRDFENAVVLFMSSGAYDGFDAAAFSEKITTAAE
- the ytxJ gene encoding bacillithiol system redox-active protein YtxJ → MNWNYLTDEGQLQEIISQSQTKPQVIFKHSTRCSISAVALQRMQKAKQPDGLDFYFLDLLAHRPLSNKVAEVFGVHHESPQVLLIKDGKCIFDESHLGISMNDLVAEAM
- a CDS encoding 3'-5' exonuclease, translating into MLQLKKPLAVIDIEATGSNATTDRIVEIAMVKYLPDGTRTVKRKIINPQMPIPPSIVDIHGITDEMVKDAPTFKQAAHEIKQFLDGCDIACYNAYRLDVPLLMEEFIRAEVDFDFKSRKLVDVQKIFHTMEQRTLSAAYKFYCNKPLEDAHSAEADAAATAEILFAQVERYPQLGTSVESIIKAVGEDNVIDFARRLAYDEKGVEVFNFGKHKGRPIADVLKTEPQYYDWMMKGEFPMNTKQKLTEIYTRIMLKKRLS